The Tumebacillus amylolyticus DNA segment AGGGGTCAAAGTTGCGAAATTGAACTAGCCCTCCCAACACCACATACGCCGTCCGTCGGCGATGTGAAAGGGAGAGCTGTATTGGAGAGGAGAACAGAGAAAGATGATCGGACAAGCTACAATCGTGCTGGCCGCCTTGAACGGCGGTGCGGTTCTCGCTAGCCGTCCTGCATGCGCACTTAGCGGTGCGAGTGGGCGCGGGATAACGGCGGAGGGAAGATCACTTGCCTGCGCGTGGCGGGGTGCGTGTAATAGAAAAACCACCCGGTTGGGTGGTTTACCATGCCTGATCATCATCGTCAGTTGAATAGGTCGGGTAGTAGTTTTCGGGAATTACGATCTCTTGTATAGAGATTACACTGGAAATCGGAATGAAAACTTCCACGCCGGATGCGTTTTTTATGGTAATGAATATCCCATCGTGCCCTTGATACTCACCTTGGAAACTGTTGGTCGGAATCAAAGTAGCAATATGAACATTTTTACCGTATAGGTCTTGAATCATAAAGTTGCACCTCCTCTCTATCATCTCCCAACTTCGCCCAGCACGCAGGAAAGTCCTTCCTCATTGGCGAAACTTGTCAGTGGAATGGAGGATTGATTTATGAGAAGTGATATTTTTGCTTATGCAAAACAGATGGACAAGTTAGGTGACCTCGTAGTTAGTGCATCCATGAAAGTGCCTGAGATTGATCGCGACACTCTCAAAACCTACGCTGATGTGGAAAAGGTACGGCAAATGGTAAAGGCGGCACATCGTGAGTACAGAACTTGTGTTCAATTGTTATCCGATGTGAACAGTCCGCCTGAAATCTCAGAAGAGCACAGACAAATCGTCGATGCTTTCAATGAAATTGTGGAGGGGTTACAGATGATGGAGGAGTCCTTCACTGAAACCAACCGCGATGCTAAGATCGGCGAAGACGTTGGAATCATCAACCTCGAACAGTACTTCGCAGGTCATATCAAACAACTCAATGGCACTAAGGCAAATTCCGATGCTATTGGGAAGATCCACGTAAAACTTGATGGCTTGTTGTAAAGGCACCCTCCGGGGTGCTTTTCACTTTCCAAGGAGGTGAGGTGATGACATGGACTCCGGAGGTGCCAACCATTACCCGTTCAAAAGGGAGAGACGGCAAGGAGAGTTTCTGCATCGTCGTCCGGAATGACGTCGACATCGATTTGATGCTACGCATGGCTGGTTTGAGCACGACGGGTATCCACGAACAGAACAACGAGTACCTCAGAGGCGTTTACCGAATCATTAAACGGCATTAGGAACCGTGGCGGAGAATATAAAAACCACCCGGTGTTCGGGTGGTTGCAAAACCTTAGCGGAACATTTTCTTCAATTCGTCAAGTGACTTCTTGAGTTCTTTGAAGCTCGCGTCGTCATGACTGATCGTAATCCCTTTATTGCAACCAGGGCAATCAATCACAGATCCTTCTTTCATAACTTTCTCTGCCGGGGCATCGAAACTCGTTTCGCACGCAGGGCATTTCATCTTGAGTTTCTGGCCCTTAAAAAGTTGGGACAAATCCATGTCTATCACCTCCAATCACCAATTGAATTCTCTGTCAATAAAGGTATGTCCTTCGCTTATGTAGAAATTTGTCATATAGAAAAGGAGGTGATATATAGATGGAGCTGGATTCTAAGCAGAAAGTTTTAGTTGCGATCTACACGGAGTACCAAAAAGACATCCCTAATATGAATGCGGTAACTCCGCAAGTTCTGGGTATTGAAGAGGTAGCCTTCAATGTTGCGGTTAGTAAACTTCAAAATGAAGGCTACTTACAAGGTGCACATCTGATCACTGTTGATCAATTTGCTCATCCTGTAAAAGTAGTCATGTCCCGAGCAAAAATGACACGCGACGGACTTGATTATGTTGAAACAAAACTGGAGATCGACAAGACCATGTCCAATTCCGACAAGGTCAGGGCGGTCGCAACTAAGGCTGGGGCCTGGGGTGTTGACCAATTGAAAGATCTAGCCTCAAAAACCCTTTCAGACATGTTATCAAAAATGGCTGGATTTTAAAAAGCACCCCTAAGGGTGCTTTTCGTTTTTTGGGAGCCAAAGCGGGTTGTTATCCTTGAATAAATCCGATTTTACGTGTGGGTTCTTCTGGTTCAAGTGCTTTAACCGCGGTCAGAAGGAAATTGCACTGAGACACATGTTGAATCAGTTCAACAGGTGACCCACTTTCGGAATAACCAATAAACCTAATCATATTGGGATCGTTCCATCCGATAGTTGTGACATGGATGATCATGGATTGAAAAGTGACAAGTTGGATGCCGATCTCCTCATCGGGTTGAAGGTTGCTCATGAATTCATCAACACTATGCCGAATTTTCTCAACAAACTTACTAGCTAAGTTTTCTGTATAATTCAAAACTTGAGCTCGTTCAGCATCGCGTTTCTGTTGACCGGCTTGCATTACAGATTTCATGATATCCGAGTTAATTCCGTAGGACATTGAAGTTCCTCCTTTGATCACATGATCTCATCGATGCTAGTAGTCTACCACGACTAATGATTCGTACGCATTAGCGAATCTTGTCGAGTTTTCCCTGGGGGGAAGTGAAGTTATGTCATTTGAACCAAGGGGAAATCCGCCTGAAATAGAGCACATGCTCAAGAGCCCGATACTATCGTCACCGCCCTTGAGCAACTCGCGACGGAAGTTTGCCAGCGCGCTGCCGATGTCAATGGTCCTGAGCTGGAGCGTACACTTCGACGGAATTGCCGATCCAAAGAGGTTCTTGCTTACTACATAAAGACGAAGCAAACTGCAATTAACTTGTAGGATTTTCATTCTTGATGCTGAATTATGGAAGAGGAGGTGCTAAATGAGAAAGAGACAATTAGTATGGGTATTTTTTGGGGTTTTTGGTTCGCCAATTTTGTTTAATTTCTTGTTAATTTCTTGGTCGAGCAAGTATTCATTCGCCGACAAAGGAGATTGGATGGGGTTTTTCGGAAATTACATTGGCGGAATCATTGGTGGCATTGTTGCTTATATTATTGCACAGATTCAGTTTCGTGGTGATTTGGAGAAAAAGTTTACAGAACAATATCCTGTACTTATTGCATTAAAATTCGAGTTTGAGAAAATTGACCGGGATTTGATGTTGATCAAGAACATGAAAACCAGTGACAAGACTTTTCCGTTCGATTTTCGCAAAGATACTCTGCCAATCGACAAAATTGAAGTCGAACGATGGGGGAAAATTGATCTCATATCAAATACTGAGCTTCAAGTGGAACTCATCAAGCTTAAAGAGTATTACTCTAACCTACATGAAACGTTCAATACAGACACAGTGGGTATCCAAGCAAAGGTTGACGAGATTTTACTAAGGATGATGAGATTTGACCAAGATCACCAGAACCCTTCGCTGGTGAGTGAAGTAACAAATAAATCGGCAGAAATACTAAAAATAGAATCTAATCGAGAGATTGTTTATCAAGAAATAGACGAGATGTATAATCGATTTTTGAATGTAAGATCGTTATTGGATGAGCAGATTTCGAGA contains these protein-coding regions:
- a CDS encoding DUF6173 family protein — translated: MSYGINSDIMKSVMQAGQQKRDAERAQVLNYTENLASKFVEKIRHSVDEFMSNLQPDEEIGIQLVTFQSMIIHVTTIGWNDPNMIRFIGYSESGSPVELIQHVSQCNFLLTAVKALEPEEPTRKIGFIQG
- a CDS encoding YjcQ family protein → MELDSKQKVLVAIYTEYQKDIPNMNAVTPQVLGIEEVAFNVAVSKLQNEGYLQGAHLITVDQFAHPVKVVMSRAKMTRDGLDYVETKLEIDKTMSNSDKVRAVATKAGAWGVDQLKDLASKTLSDMLSKMAGF